The genomic window AGTTCAAGTTCATCATTGTTCAGAAGACCTGCTTCGGCCACGGTTTGCTGTCCCCGCAGTAGCCTTTTGCCTCTTCTCAAAACATACGCTCCTGCATCTTTTTCCCAATAGCCAGCGGCTCCCTCTATGATATCGTCAATCGTGTTTTCGCTTTCTAGTTCCATCTCAACAGTTGCACCCGACTCCGCATTTCGCACTTTGACCCTCAACGACATTATATCACAGACAGTTGGAAGTTCTAAAGTCACCATTAAAACTTTTCATCACAGTTAATTATTCGATTCTCACAGATGAGAATATCCAATTTCCACAAGTAAATAACAATAATGCGCTGTCTAAATGTGAACAGGGCAAGAGGGGTCACGGGAAACCTCAAGCATCTCATACCTGTTTCGCAGTCCGTCATAGTAAAAAACGTTTGTGATGCAATCTTTGGTTTTGCCGCTGAGGATCTTGAGCCCTTCTCTCACCTGGATAGCTCCAATAATACTTGTTGTTGTTATTTCTGCAGCCGTCTTTGGAATATAGACGGAAACTTCCGATCCCGTGCAACTATACCTCACATTCAATGCTCTTGAATGCGAAAGGTTCATTGTGCACTGCAAACAAGGAGTGTGTGGAGAGATAACAACCTGGACCTTTCCGAGTGTTCCATCCATTCCTCCGTCTATATATGGTACTCCTTCCCTATATGCATAGGCGTTAAGATGCAATCGAGCTGATATATTGTCAAGGCACCCAAATACTACAGCGAAATTATCTAGAAACTCTAGATTCATATCCTCCAGCTTCATAACAATAGGATCAATTACCACATAAGGATTAAGTTCTCTTGCTCGCTCTGCTATGACAATCGCCTTTGCTCTTTTGACCGTTGCGTCATCATCTCTGAAAAATATGCACCTATTCAAATTTGACCGCACGACGAAATCCATATCGACCACGGTGATTGATTGGACGCCTGATAGAACAAGATTTTTTACGACTTCATTACCAAGAGCGCCAGCTCCTACGACTAAGCAGTTCGATGCTTTCACTCTATCGAGATTTATCCATCCTATTCGTTTTGCTCTGTCAAATCGATCATCATCAGTTCTCCCTGGTTTAATCACTGCCGTCATCGGAGAACCTAATTCTAGCCAAATTAATAAAGAAAATTCTTCCATTTCGAAATATGATAATAAGACGCCCCTGCGTCATCACGAAAAGAAAACGGTTTTCGATGAAAACGCACCTAGACTGGATGATTGCTAAAATAGAACATGCTGTCATGCTGTCGATTTAAGCCATTCTATCTGCCAACAGAGAATAGGATTACAAACTTTCCGCCGTGGCGTGTCGTTAAGGTGCCACTAAGAAATGAGATTTGCAACACTATCAACCCTCAGCGAACGGAATAAGTGCTAGTAGTTGGAAAAATTCATTACACATTAAGCGGTTCGTCGAAAATCGGTGCCCACATGAACAATAATTTCACGGTGACTCCTTGGGAGGTCTCAGGAGAGATCGATTACGACTTACTGCTTGAAAAATTTGGCACAAAGAGAATCGACGAGGAAATGTTGACAAGATTATCAAGATATGGAAACCTACATCCAATGCTTCGTAGAGGCATTGCATATTCCCATCGGGACCTTGACTGGATTCTTGATAGATACGATAATGGGGAGAAATTTATTTTATATACCGGTAGAGGACCTTCTGGAAGTACACATATCGGTCACCTTGTCACGTGGATGTTTACAAAACATCTCCAAGATATTTTCGGCGCAAAGCTCTATTTCCAAATGACTGATGATGAGAAGTTCCTCTTCAATGAGAATCTCACGCTTGATGATACCAAAAAAAACGCATACGAGAACGCCTTAGACGTGATCGCTCTTGGTTTTGATGCCAAACATACTAAAATATTCCTTGATACAGAATTTATTAGGACAATATATCCAATCGCACTCAAGGTTGCGAAAAGAGTGACTTTTTCGACCGTCAAAGCCGTTTTTGGATTCGACAATAGTTGTAATATCGGTTCGATTTTCTACACTAGTATTCAAGCAGCTCCTGCCTTTCTCGAATCGGAATTGCAGGGAAGAAATATCCCTTGCTTGATACCATGTGGTATCGACCAAGATGCTCACTTCAGGGTTGCAAGGGATGTAGCACCGATCCTTGGATACTACAAGCCAGCTCTAATCCACAACAAGATGTTTCCAAGCCTTATGGGCGGGGATAAGATGTCATCTTCGCAACCTGAAACAACAATTTTCACCACCGATAACGCTCAAACTGTGAAAAGAAAGATTGCCAATGCATTTACTGGCGGTGCTGTATCTGCTGCAGAGCAAAGAAAAACAGGTGGAAAGCCAGATATATGTTCAGTTTTCAAATATGAATATTTCCTATTTGAGCCCGACGATAAAAAGCTGGAGGATCTCATACATGAATGCAGGTTGGGAAAGATCCTTTGCGGTGAATGTAAGAAGAAATTAGCGGACAAAATCGTCAAGTTTTTGGAATTACATCAAAAGAAAAGGGAGGAGGCACGGCAGAAACTCGAGGATTTCATGCTAAGGGATTTCGATGGAAATTAAACCGATTGGATATGTAAAGAACGCTGCGGAAGATGATACAGATTTCGATGAACTGATATCAGAAGTCATCATATTACCAGAATATGCAGACGGGCTATATAGGATCGAAGAATGCGATGAGCTGGAAATAATATTTTATTTTCACAAATCCGAATCATACAAGCTGAGAGTTCATCCCCATCATGATCCGACCTTACCTGAAGTGGGTGTTTTTTCATCGAGGAGTCCAAAAAGACCAAATTTCCTTGGACTCACGCGTGTGAAATTAATCGATCGCAAAGGAAATGTCATCGTAGTCAAAGGGCTCGATGCTTTTAACGGCACGCCTGTAATTGACATAAAGCCAGCGGCGAGGAGAGACCAACGTTAAAGTTCGAAAAATTATGAACTCTTTCAGTAAACCAAACTATACTAGTTGGACGAAATAATTGAGTGGA from Methanomassiliicoccales archaeon includes these protein-coding regions:
- the tsaA gene encoding tRNA (N6-threonylcarbamoyladenosine(37)-N6)-methyltransferase TrmO, with the protein product MEIKPIGYVKNAAEDDTDFDELISEVIILPEYADGLYRIEECDELEIIFYFHKSESYKLRVHPHHDPTLPEVGVFSSRSPKRPNFLGLTRVKLIDRKGNVIVVKGLDAFNGTPVIDIKPAARRDQR
- a CDS encoding ThiF family adenylyltransferase; the encoded protein is MTAVIKPGRTDDDRFDRAKRIGWINLDRVKASNCLVVGAGALGNEVVKNLVLSGVQSITVVDMDFVVRSNLNRCIFFRDDDATVKRAKAIVIAERARELNPYVVIDPIVMKLEDMNLEFLDNFAVVFGCLDNISARLHLNAYAYREGVPYIDGGMDGTLGKVQVVISPHTPCLQCTMNLSHSRALNVRYSCTGSEVSVYIPKTAAEITTTSIIGAIQVREGLKILSGKTKDCITNVFYYDGLRNRYEMLEVSRDPSCPVHI
- a CDS encoding tryptophan--tRNA ligase, producing the protein MNNNFTVTPWEVSGEIDYDLLLEKFGTKRIDEEMLTRLSRYGNLHPMLRRGIAYSHRDLDWILDRYDNGEKFILYTGRGPSGSTHIGHLVTWMFTKHLQDIFGAKLYFQMTDDEKFLFNENLTLDDTKKNAYENALDVIALGFDAKHTKIFLDTEFIRTIYPIALKVAKRVTFSTVKAVFGFDNSCNIGSIFYTSIQAAPAFLESELQGRNIPCLIPCGIDQDAHFRVARDVAPILGYYKPALIHNKMFPSLMGGDKMSSSQPETTIFTTDNAQTVKRKIANAFTGGAVSAAEQRKTGGKPDICSVFKYEYFLFEPDDKKLEDLIHECRLGKILCGECKKKLADKIVKFLELHQKKREEARQKLEDFMLRDFDGN